DNA from Micromonospora nigra:
GAACGCGCCGACCGCGCCCGGCAGGGCGATGCGGGAGACCACCCGCCAGTCGATGTTGCCGAACCGCCAGTGCGCCGCGCCGGAGGCCAGCGTCGTGCCGATCTCCGACAGGTGCACCGAGGCGGACGCCGCGGCGGGCGCCACCCCGGCGAGCAGCAGCAGGGTCGACGAGGTCAGGCCGTAGGCCATGCCGAGGGCACCGTCGACCAGTTGGGCGGCGAGCCCGACCAGCGCGAGGACCAGCAACTTCCGCACGAGTGCCCCCAACTTCTCGGCATGTCCTATCGACTTGGTCGAGAATGCGGGACAACGGTGGCGCGGTCAACCCCCGGATCGGTCAGTGAGACGACACTGGCCGGGCGGTCACCGCGACGGGGAGGTGGGTCAGATCCAGGCGCTGGGGTCGGCCACCAGCTCGGTTATCGGCTCCGGCAGCTCGCCGCTGGCCACGTCGGCGACGGTGACCAGTTCGAGGATCTGCCGTTCGCTGGCCCGCAGCGCGATCCACACGTCCTGCAGGGCGCGGGCCGCGCCGTGGTAGCCGAGCTGCTCGGGGCGCTGCCCGCGCACGTGCGCCAGCGGACCGTCGATCACCCGGATCACGTCGGCGAGGGAGATCTCGGCGGCCGGGCGGGCCAGCCAGTAGCCGCCCTCGGGGCCCCGCTGGGCCTGCACGATGCCGCCCCGACGCAGTTGTAGCAGGATGCTCTCCAGGAACTTCGGCGGGATCTCCTGGGTGCGCGCGATCTGGTCGGCGGTGACCGGGCGGCCCCGACCGGCACCGGCGGCGGCCACGGAGGCCAGCTCGGCGGTCGCTCGCAGGGCGTAGTCGACCCGGGCGGACAGGCGCATGCCGGCAAGGTTAGCCGCCGGTCACCCCGCCCGGCCGGTCACCCCTCGGCCGATCGGTCACTCGCCGACGCGGCGGAGCAGGCCCTCCTGCACGGCGCTGGCGATGTGCCGGCCGTCGGCGGTGAACATCCGGCCGGTGGCGAGCCCTCGCGCACCCGAGGCCGAGGGGCTCCAGCAGTCGTAGAGGAACCAGTCGTCGGCGCGGAACGGCCGGTGGAACCACAGCGCGTGGTCGAGGCTCGCGCCGACGACGCCGCCCGGCCCCCACACCTCGCCGTGTACCGACAGCACCGAGTCGAGCAGGGTGAGGTCGGAGGCGTACGTCAGGGCGCAGGCGTGCAGCAGCGGGTCGTCGGGCAGCTTCCCGTCGAGGCGCATCCACACCCGCTGGTGCGGGTCGGCGGGCCGGTCACCGGGGGGCACCCAGCCCGGCTCACCGACGTACCGCACGTCGATCGGCCGGGGGATCTGCCCCCAGATGCCCAGCCGCTCCGGGTACCGCGACAACCGCTCGGTCATCGTCGGCACGTCGTCCGGCCCCGGTACGTCCGGCGGGGTGGGGGCCTGGTGGTCCAGCCCCTCCTCCCGACGCTGGAACGAGGCCGACATGAAGAAGATCGGCTTGTCGTGCTGGAGCGCCACCGCGCGGCGCACCGAGAAGGACCGGCCGTCGCGGATGTTCTCCACCTCGTACGCGATCGGCTCGGCGGGGTCGCCGGCCCGGACGAAGTAGCCGTGCAGTGAGTGCACGAACCGTTCCGGGTCGACGGTGCGGCCGGCGGCCACCAGGGCCTGCCCGGCGACCTGCCCCCCGTACACCCGCTGGGGACCGACCGGGGGGCTCATCCCCCGGAAGGTCATCTCCCCGGTCGAGGTGAGGTCGAGGACCTCCAGGAGCTGGTCGACGGCGGCCTGGCCGGAGGGTGTGCCGTCGACGCTCACTGCAACGCCCGTGCCGACGCGGCGTCGACCAGCGAGCCGAGCTGGTGCACGCGCAGGGTGTTGGTGGAGCCGGGGGTGCCGGGCGGGCTGCCGGCGACGATCACCACGTAGTCGCCCGGGTCGGCCAGCCCCAGCCCGAGCAGTGCCTGGTCGACCTGGCGGAACATGTCGTCGGTGTGCTCGACGAACGGCATGTGGAAGGTCTCCACGCCCCAGCACAGCGCGAGCTGGTTGCGCACCTCGGGCACCGGCGTGAAGGCCAGCAGCGGCAGGTCGCAGTGCAGCCGGGACAGCCGCCGCACGGTGTCGCCGGTCTGCGAGAACGCGACCAGGGCCTTGGCGCCGATCGCGCGGGCGATCGACGAGGCGGCCACGGTGAGCGCACCACCGTGCGTACGCGGGTCGTGCTGGAGCCGGGGCACCCCGATCGAGCCGGCCTCGGTCGTGGTGACGATCTTGGCCATGGTGCTGACGGTCAGCACCGGGTACTTGCCGACGCTCGTCTCGCCGGAGAGCATCACCGCGTCGGCGCCGTCGAGCACCGCGTTGGCCACGTCGGACGCCTCGGCCCGGGTCGGCCGCGAATTCTCGATCATCGAGTCGAGCATCTGGGTGGCGACGATCACCGGCTTGGCGTTCTCCCGGCACAGCTGGACGGCGCGCTTCTGCACCAGCGGCACCTGGTCCAGCGGCAGCTCCACGCCGAGGTCACCGCGGGCCACCATGACGCCGTCGAAGGCGAGCACGATCGCCTCCAGGTGGTCGACCGCCTCCGGCTTCTCCACCTTCGCCAGGACAGGACGGTGCACGCCCTCCTCGGCCATGATCGCGTGCACCAGCTTGATGTCGTCGGCGGAGCGCACGAACGACAGGGCGATCAGGTCGGCACCGAGCCCGAGGGCGAACCGCAGGTCGTCCGCGTCCTTCTCGGACAGGGCGGGGACGCTGACGGCGACGTTGGGCAGCGAGACGCCCTTGTTGTTGGAGACGGGGCCGCCCTCGGTCACCAGGCAGCGGATGTCGTTGCCGGTGACGTCGGTGACCTCGACGGCGACCCGGCCGTCGTCGATCAGCAGCCGGTCACCGGGCCGGACCTCCTGCGGCAGCTTCCGGTAGGTGCAGGAGACCCGGTCCTTCGTGCCCACCACGTCGTCACCGGTGATCACCACGGAGTCGCCGGTGCGCCACTCGTGCGGGCCGTCGGCGAACCGGCCGAGGCGGATCTTCGGACCCTGTAGGTCGGCCAGGATGGCAACCGGCTTGCCGGCCGCGTCGGCGGCCTCACGCACCAGGCGGAAGACCGTTTCGTGGTCTTCGTGGCTGCCGTGGCTGAAGTTGAGCCTCGCCACGTTCATGCCGGCCTCGACGAGGCCACGGATGCGCTCCGGGGACGAGGTGGCAGGACCAAGGGTGCAGACGATCTTCGCGCGGCGTGTCACGCCCATCAGGCTAGTCTCTCCTCCGGGTCGGACTGCCGGCCGACCCCTTGCGCACTGCGGAACATAGAACCAACGACGCGCGCAGAGGGTGCGCGCGGCCGAGGGGCGGGCGAAACCCGCACCGGGACGTTGAGGCGGGCATCGGCGACCGCGCGCCGGAATCGTACGCCTCCGCCGCCACCCCGCACCCGCCCGCTCCCCCGGCCCCGCCCGGCCAGCCGTCAGCTCTGCGCCTTGACCAGCGGGAACTCCAGCGAACCCGCTGGACAGAGGAACGTCATCACGTCCACCTTGTAGAGGCCGGCCTGGACCGCCGGGTCGGCTTCCATGACGCTGCGGACGTCGTCGACGGAACCGGTGTAGGCCAGGCCGAAGCCCAGCGGCGGGTCGGGCCGCCGGGCCGGGCCGTCGATCGAGCCGGCGACCAGGATGATGCCGCGGCGCTGCAGGGCCTGCATGTGCTCGATGTGCTCGGCCTGGAGGCGCTGGACGGTCTCCGGTGCCAGCGCCCGGCCGGCCGCGCCCGGATAGAGCACGATGCACTCGTAGGTGTCGAGCGCGAAGTCGACCTCCGGCATGCCCGTCATGGTGCTCCCTCCCGACGACGCGCCCGACCGGCTGACCTCGCGCCCGCCCCGCGCCGACCCGCGCCCAGCCTCCCACGCAGCCCCGCGCCGGAGGTGACGATCCACGGGAAAGCGGGCACCGCGGTGGCAAGATCTGTCGCTGACGACCGCGAAGATCGGAGACCGCCCCATGGCGACCAGCACCCAGCCCGCGAAGGCGTCGGGCACCTACCGTATCGGCGGCGACCTCCAGGTCGACCGCCTCGGCTACGGGGCCATGCAGCTCACCGGTCCCGGCGTGTGGGGCGACCCGAAGGACCCGGCGGAGGCCGTACGCGTGCTGCGCCGGGCGGTGGAGCTGGGCGTGACGTTCATCGACACCGCTGACTCGTACGGGCCGTTCGTCAGCGAGCTGCTGATCCGGCGGGCGCTGCACCCGTACGCCGACGATCTGGTCGTGGCGACCAAGGGTGGGCTGACCCGTTCCGGTCCGGGCGACTGGCGGCCGGTGGCCGCCCCGAGTACCTGCGCCAGCAGTGCGAGCTGAGCCTGCGTCACCTCGGCGTGGACAGCATCGGGCTCTACCAGTTGCACCGCATCGACCGGAAGGTGCCGCTGGAGGACCAGCTCGGCGAGCTGACCCTGCTCAAGCAGGAAGGCAAGATCCGGCACATCGGTCTGTCGGAGGTGACCGTCGCGCAGATCGAGGCGGCCCGGAAGGTCACCCCGATCGTGTCGGTGCAGAACCTCTACAACCTGGCCGACCGCAGCGCCGAGGAGGTCCTCGACCACTGCGAGCGCAACGATCTGGCGTTCATCCCGTGGTTCCCGATCGCCACCGGGAACCTGGCGCGGCCGGGCGGCCCGCTCGACGCCATCTCGACCGAGCACGGCGCGACGCCCGCGCAGCTCGCCCTGGCGTGGCTGCTGCGCCGCTCGCCGGTGATGCTGCCCATCCCGGGCACGTCGTCGGTGGCGCACCTGGAGGAGAACGTCGCGGCGGCCGAGGTGCGGCTCACCGATGACGAGTACGAGGCCCTGGGCAAGGCGATCTGATCGCGTGTGGTGGGTGCCCGGGGGCGGCCGGTCGCGGTGCCGCCCGCCCCCGGTGCCGGGGCTACAGCGCGAAGCAGTTGGGGCGGATCGCCTGGTCGCGCAGGGCCTGCCGGATCACCGTGTAGGTGGTGCCGTCGAGCACCAGGGCCAGGTGCCCGACCACCCGCAGCGGGCACGAGGCCTGGATCAGCACGTTGGTCGCCCCGTCGGCCAGCCGGGCGTTGTCGACGGGTCGCACCAGCTCGTCCTGGAGGGTGCGCACGGCCGTCCAGCGGACCGCGCCGGGGGTGTCGTCACCGGCGTTGAGGCCGGCGAGGAACGTCGAGCCGATCGACATCTGCTGGCAGGCGACGATGCCGGCGCAGCTGCCCAGGCCGAGGAACTTCACGATGTTGGCCACGTACGTGCCGTACTGCGGGCTGCCGAGGCTGACGTAGCGGCCGACGGCACTGGCCCCGCCCAGGCTCTTGATGTAGTAGCGGGACACCAGGCCGCCCTCGGAGTGGGCGACGACGTCGACCTTGGCCGCGCCGGTGGACGCACGGACCTGCCCGACGAAGGTGCTGAATGCGCGGGCCGAGTCGGTGATGTCGCCGAGTCCGAGGTTGGGTAGCTGGTAGATCCAGACCCGGTATCCGTCGGCGCGCAGCCGGGCGGCCAGCGGCTGGTAGACGGTGGCGATGCCGCTGAGGCCGCCGACGACGATGACGGGGTTGCCGGCTGCTGCGGCGGCGATCTGGGCGGCGGTGCTGGTCTCGCGGTCCCCGGCGGCGGGGGTGCCGGTACGGCTGGCCGCCGGGTCGGCCGGGGCGGCCCGGTCGGCGTCGGCGGCCGGCCGGTCGGGGGCCGCGAGCGCGGTGGTGGCGGGGGCGGCCAGGACCGCGGCGACGGTGAACGCGAGGACGGGAACGATCTTTCGGAGCAGCAAGGCTGCACCTCCCATGGCGGAACCCGGTGGCACCGGGCTGAGGCGGGGGTGGGGCGGGTCCGATCGATCGTGGAATGATGATGCCCGTCACAATCCAGCAACGTCAATGGAAAGTTACGGTCGGGTAGCGCCGGCCGGGTCTGGGATTCGCGGTCGCGGCCCGAGGTCCGTCCGCCACGACGAACGCCGCACCCGCCCGGGTGGGCGGGTGCGGCGTCGGGGGTTCGTCGGGTCAGCTGGCCGGCGTCGCGGCCTCCGGCTCGGACTCCGGGCGGGCCTGGCCCTTCTTGACGTACGTCGGGTGCAGGTGCACCGGCTTCGCCTCCTGGCGCTTGCGACGGGCCCGCAGGTTGAGGAACTCGACGAAGATCGAGAAGGCGATCGGGCCGTACACGTAGCCCTTCGGGATGTGCTGGTCGAAACTCTCGGCGATCAGGCTGGCACCGATGAGCAGCAGGAACGACAGGGCCAGCATCTTCACCGTCGGGTGCTGGTTGACGAAGTTGCTCACCGCGCCGGCCGAGACCAGCATGATGATCATCGCGACGACGACCGCCGCCACCATGATGAACAGCTCGTCGACCATGCCCACGGCGGTGATCACCGAATCCAGCGAGAAGACCACGTCGAGGACGAGGATCTGCGCGATGACCGAGCCGAACGAGACGGCCTTGGACTTCTTCGCGTGCTCCTCGCCCTCCAGGTGCTCGTGGATCTCGTACGTCGCCTTGATCAACAGGAACAACCCACCCAACAGCAGGATGAGGTCCCGCCCGGAGATCTCCTGACCCAGCACCGTGAACAGCGGCGCGGTCAGCCCGATCACCCAGGACAGCGACGCCAGCAGGATCAGCCGGGTGACCAGGGCCAGGCTGATTCCGATCGTGCGGGCCCTGGCCTGCTGGTGCTCGGGCAGGCGCCCCGCCAGGATCGAGATGAACACGACGTTGTCGATGCCCAGCACGACCTCCAGCAGGAGCAGGGTCGCGAACGCGATCCACAGCTCGGGGCTGGCTAGAAACTCCATGTCATCCTCGTCTTTCGCGACCGCCGCCGGGTCGGCACCCGGTCCAACGGCTGATCGTCACCGCATGACGTACCCCGCGCAACCCCCCGCCGCAACCTGGAGCGCGTCACACACCTGAAGCCCACGTGGCCGAAGCAGCGGAACGTGTGTGCACGCCGCGCAGAATGGAGAGGCTCAGAGTAGGTCCCGCATGGTCGGCGATGAAGCCGCCTGAACCACGGGGCGAGCGGGCGGACTCTACGCTCTGCGGATGGCGGCTGCTGAATCTACTGGTCTGGGCACGGTCCAGTTCTACGACAACGGGGATGGGGTCCCCACCAGGTGGCCTGACGGCGACGTCGAGAACTACATCGACGTCGACCGCGTCTACGGGATCGACCACAACGTGACGGATGCCCGACGGCGGCCCGACCCGGTCATTCTTCAACGCCGACGGCGTAACCCCCCGGCGACTCCGCTACCCCCTCGACACATGGACGCTGATCAGTAGCCCGACTCGCTGGCGGCGAGCCGGGCCGCTGCCTCGGTGGTGTGTCGTCATCGCCTGTCTGCCGCGCGGAGTATCGCGTCTGTCTCCGGGTCGGGCATCAGGTGCCGGACCTCCTGCGCACAGCGGCAAGCGGCGGCGAACTTCGCAGCCCAGGCCAGCGCCTCTTCGCGTGCGGCAAGGTCGAGGACCACGAACCCGCCGATGACCTCCCTGGTCTCCGGGTAGGGCCCGTCGGTGACCATCCCGTCCGTGGCCACGATGCTCGCCTGCTGGCGTTGCAGCCCGGTGCCGAACACCCACACACCGGCGTCCACGGCCTCCTGGACCACTGCGTGCGCGGCCTTGCCCACGTCGGGAATCTCGTCGTCGGGGATGTGGTCCATCGCGCCGTCGTTGAACGAGATCAGATACCGCGTCATCCCATCACTCCCATCTCCCGGCGGCCCTCTCCGGCCGCCTCACACCTGTCCTACGAACGACTCACCCCGGATCCGACGCTATGCCGGGATACTTTTCTGACGGGACGTCCGCCACGCGGCACCTGCGGGCGCGAGGCCCGGGTCGCGGCCCTCAGGCGCTGCCCGCAAGCGGGTGGGGCACTATCGTTCTGACGTGCACATCCGTTTCGACGTCCCCGCCGATCCCGCCTATCCAGGCCGCGTGGCCGCTGCGCTCAGCAGTGTTCGGCTGCGCAGGTACGGCTACATCGGCGCGGTGCTGGCGGCCGTCGGAGCGATCGGTTTCGTCGTGTCGCGGGGGTTCGCCTGGGCCGATCAGGTCTCGTCGCTGTGCATGGCGATGGTCGTGGTCGGCCTGCTGTCGATGCTGTACTCACCGTGGGTGGCGTGGCGCGCCCGGCGTCGCTCCAGTCGCTACGCCGTCGAGGGCGGCTACGACATCACCGACGACAACATCATGATGCGCAGCGGCTCGGAGTCCGGCGGCATCGCCTGGGACGGTGTGACCAGGGTGAAGGACACTCCCGAGTTCTGGATCGTGTTCGTCGGCCGGATGCCGGCGACCGTGATCCCACGCCGCCTGATGGCCGCTGAGGACGCCGAGACGTTGCGTGCTTTCATGGCCGAACGAGGGCTGCTCCAGCTCCGCTGACCTCGTCTGCCGCCTCTGGTGTCCGGTCACCGCCGGGGCGTCTGGTCAGTGGCACGACACCATGTCCGTGCGCTCCGATGGTTGTTGGGAGGCCGGGTTGTCACCTCGGCCTCCCAACAGGTCGACAGTTCAGGAGGCGAGCAGGTCGTCGATCTGGTTGATCGCCGCGGTGGCACCCTCCACCACGCCCATGTCGAGCACCTGCTGCAACGCTTCGGCGGACTCGTACCTGCTTACGTAGGTGGCGCGGGTGCCGCCGTCGTGCTCGGTGAAGGTGTAGACGTTGGTCGAGACGGGCAGTCCCGGCTTCGGGTTGAAGTCCAAATCGGCGAAGCCGTCGTCGAAGGAGAAACTCCTCGGCTCGTCCACGGTGGTGACCAGCCAGTATCCGGCGAACTTGTCGCCCTCGGGGCTGGTCATGTAGTAGGTCACGCGACCGCCGGGCGTGAGGTCGTGGTCGACCACCGTCGCCGGGTAGGTCGGCGGTCCCCACACCTTCTCCAACTGGCGTGGATCGGCGTAGACCTGCCAGATCCGCTCGACGGGAGCGGCGAAGTCCGCCGTGATGGTCAGGGTGAGGTTGTCGAGGTCCTGCTGGACGTCGGTCACGGGCATGGTGTCAGTCCTCCTGGTCGAAGTCGGATGCGATGAGTACGTCGATGCGCGCGATGCGGCCACGCCACACCCTTTCCAGCTCGGTGAGCATGGACGCCACCGAACGCACCGCCTCCACGTCCCCGCGGGCCAGCTGCTCGCGACCGTGGCGTCGCTTGATGAGCAGACCGGCCTTCTCCAGCACGGCGACGTGCTTCTGTACCGCCGCGAAGCTCATGTCGTACTTCGCCGCGAGAGTGGAGATGGAGTGCTCCCCGGCCAGCACACGGCGCAGGATGTCGCGCCGGGTGCGGTCAGCGAGCGCGTGGAACAGAGCGTCCGCTCGGTCAGCGCTCTCGTCCGTCACAACCTCAATATACAACCGATCGGTTGTACGTTGTCAAGCTCGCCTGCGACTCTGCGCGCATCCCATCCGCACGTCGACAGTCCCGGCCGCTGACCGGTGCCACGACCCGGTGCCTACCCCGGCCGGACGCACGGGTCGGTGACCGCATGGGTCGGGCTCTGCGCCGTGCGACCGTCCGTGGCCGTCGCCCGTACCGACCACGTCAGCCTCGGCGCGCCCAGCCGCCCCACGCTGACCCGCGCGGCCGCCCCGTCCACCGTCATCGCCCGGACCGACGTGCTGCCGCCATTGGGCGTCCAGCGAACCTCGGCACCGTCGAGCGCGGCGCTGCCGGTGGCCTCCACCACGAGGGTGTACGTGTCCGAGCCGCACCGCACATGGGCGGTGGCGGTGACCGTGAACGCCGCGGCGACCGGCGGTGCGGCAGTCGGCCGGGGTGCCGTCGGAGGCCTGGACGGCGCCGCGGTCGGCGACGGCACGGGTCTGCCCGGCACGGCGTCGGGCGCGTCGGTCCTGGCGGCACCGTCGCCCTTCGACGGCGCGACCACGGCTCCGGGCGTCGGACCGGCGGCGCCTGCCGGCGGTTCGGCGGCCCGCGTACCGGTTGCCGGAGCGGCGACCGGCGGCGGCGCGGCGGCGTGCGTCGCCGAATCGCCGGCCGCCGGTCCACGCGCCTGCGACGCCGGCTGGCCGGAGGCGTCCCGGGCGGCGGTCGGACGCCCCGGTGCCAGCGCCCAGGTCCCGAGGGCGGCGAGGAGGATCAACAGGGCCACGGTCGCGGCCATCCGCCGCCGGTGCCGCTCGTGGCTCGCAGCCGAGGTCGTCCGCACCGGACGGGCCGCCGGCGAGAGGTCGGCCACGACCGCGCCCACCGGGTCAGCCGCCGCACCGGGCGCCGGGGCGGCCTCCGCGAAGGACGCCGGGTCGGCCCCGACGCCGGTCGCCCACGTCTCGACCAGTCGCGGCCACACCGTGTCAGCGGCGACCAGGAAGGCCGGTGCCGTGTACGCCGACAGCAACGCGGCCGGGCTGAGCTGTTCCCGCCGGAGCAGCCCGCACACCGCGCAGCTCTCGATGTGCCGGGAGACCCGCTTGCGCAACGTCGGGGTGAGCCGACCCTGCCAGCCGTCGATCAGACCGGCGAGAGTCGGGCAGTCCCGGGCCCCGGTGCTGGCCACCAGCAACGCCCCCAGTGCCCGTTCGAGCTGCGAGCGGGCGCGCGACAACCGGGCGTGCGCGTGGTTCGTGGGCACCCCGAGGGCCGTACCGATGTCGGCGGACGACAGGTCGTGACGGATGGCCAGGTGCACCACCTCACGGTCGCCCGGGTTCAACGCGGCGACCGCCGTGTGCACCAGGTCGCGTACCTGCTCGGCGTTGACGCCCGCGCCCGGGTCCGCCCCGTCGGCCGCCGGTTCGCCGGCCTCCTCCAGCGGCAGGGAACGGGACCGGTCCCGGAGCTGCCGGAGGCACTCGTTACGCACGATCGCGTACAACCAGGAGCGCAACCGGTCGGGCTCGCGGAGCTGGTCGATGCGCTGACTGGCCGCGAGGAACGCGTCGTGGACGGCGTCCGCGGCGGCCTCCGGCTCGCGCAGCACGGTGCGGGCGTACGTGTAAAGCCGGTCGACGTAGCGCCGGTACATGCCCTCCAGCCCGGCCCGCTCGCCGCGCCGCAGCGCCTCGACCAGGGTGGAGTCGTCCTGTGCCGCCGTGTCCATCGTGCCCCCGTTGCTCGTCGTCGGGTCCAGTGAAGCGGCGGAGCTTTCATCTCCGGAGTTTCTGTTGGCATCCCGACCCGCCCCGACTCCTACCGGTGTCATCACGACGAACAACCCGAAGGGACAACACCATGCGAGAAGGATCGAAGCACGTCCGGTGGGCACGTCGGACGGCCACCGTGGGCGGGGCCGCGCTGAGCGCACTCGTACTCGGTCAGCTCGCCCTCACCGGGCCGGTGGCGGCGGTGCCCGGCCTGAGCATCAAGACGACGACCGGCCCCAGCAACAGCAACGCGAAGACGCAGAACGCGGTCTGCCCGACCGGCACCAAGGTCATCGGCGGCGGCGGCGCGATCAGCGGTTCCGGCCTCGGCCAGGTCGGCATGGACATCATGCGGCCGCTGATCGGCGGGGACGCGTACTCGGTGACCGGACGGGAGGACGAGAACGGCGTCGGCGGCAACTGGGCGGTCACGGCGAACGCGATCTGCGCCACGCCGCCGGCCGGCCTGGTGATGGTGTCGGGCAGTTCGACGCCCAGCTTCGGCACGTCGAACTGGTTCGAGAAGCCCTGCCCTGCCGGCAAGCACGCCATCGGGGTCGGTGGCGCGGTCGTCGGGGCGTCGAACAGCGAGGTCGTCCTGGAAGACCTGCGCATCCACAAAAACAGCGTCGTCGTGGCGGGCGCCGAGGACGGCACGGGCTTCGCCGACACCTGGTGGCTGGACGCCACCGCGATCTGCGCCGACCCGCTGCCCGGCGAGCAGCGTGTGATCAACGACAGTGCCTACAGTTCCGCCGCCACGCGGTCGATCACGGCCACCTGTCCCCCCGGTACGCGGGTGCACGGCGTGGGCGGTGAGATCCTCGGCGGCGACGGGCAGGTGCGCCTGACCCAGATGCGGGCCACGACCTCGACCGTCGTCACGGTTTCCGCCGCCGAGGACGAAAACGGTTTCAGCAGCAACTGGAAGGTGCGCGCGTACGCCGTCTGCGCGAACTGACCCCGACAGGGGGGCCGGCGGGTCGCCGGCCCCCCTGTCTCGCGTGCGGACCGGATGGTCCTGCGGCCGGCCGGTCCGCCGGGTCCACTGTCATCGACACGACCAACGGCCGGGCC
Protein-coding regions in this window:
- a CDS encoding RrF2 family transcriptional regulator; its protein translation is MRLSARVDYALRATAELASVAAAGAGRGRPVTADQIARTQEIPPKFLESILLQLRRGGIVQAQRGPEGGYWLARPAAEISLADVIRVIDGPLAHVRGQRPEQLGYHGAARALQDVWIALRASERQILELVTVADVASGELPEPITELVADPSAWI
- a CDS encoding acyl-CoA thioesterase; its protein translation is MSVDGTPSGQAAVDQLLEVLDLTSTGEMTFRGMSPPVGPQRVYGGQVAGQALVAAGRTVDPERFVHSLHGYFVRAGDPAEPIAYEVENIRDGRSFSVRRAVALQHDKPIFFMSASFQRREEGLDHQAPTPPDVPGPDDVPTMTERLSRYPERLGIWGQIPRPIDVRYVGEPGWVPPGDRPADPHQRVWMRLDGKLPDDPLLHACALTYASDLTLLDSVLSVHGEVWGPGGVVGASLDHALWFHRPFRADDWFLYDCWSPSASGARGLATGRMFTADGRHIASAVQEGLLRRVGE
- the pyk gene encoding pyruvate kinase, giving the protein MGVTRRAKIVCTLGPATSSPERIRGLVEAGMNVARLNFSHGSHEDHETVFRLVREAADAAGKPVAILADLQGPKIRLGRFADGPHEWRTGDSVVITGDDVVGTKDRVSCTYRKLPQEVRPGDRLLIDDGRVAVEVTDVTGNDIRCLVTEGGPVSNNKGVSLPNVAVSVPALSEKDADDLRFALGLGADLIALSFVRSADDIKLVHAIMAEEGVHRPVLAKVEKPEAVDHLEAIVLAFDGVMVARGDLGVELPLDQVPLVQKRAVQLCRENAKPVIVATQMLDSMIENSRPTRAEASDVANAVLDGADAVMLSGETSVGKYPVLTVSTMAKIVTTTEAGSIGVPRLQHDPRTHGGALTVAASSIARAIGAKALVAFSQTGDTVRRLSRLHCDLPLLAFTPVPEVRNQLALCWGVETFHMPFVEHTDDMFRQVDQALLGLGLADPGDYVVIVAGSPPGTPGSTNTLRVHQLGSLVDAASARALQ
- a CDS encoding YciI family protein is translated as MTGMPEVDFALDTYECIVLYPGAAGRALAPETVQRLQAEHIEHMQALQRRGIILVAGSIDGPARRPDPPLGFGLAYTGSVDDVRSVMEADPAVQAGLYKVDVMTFLCPAGSLEFPLVKAQS
- a CDS encoding alpha/beta fold hydrolase, whose amino-acid sequence is MLLRKIVPVLAFTVAAVLAAPATTALAAPDRPAADADRAAPADPAASRTGTPAAGDRETSTAAQIAAAAAGNPVIVVGGLSGIATVYQPLAARLRADGYRVWIYQLPNLGLGDITDSARAFSTFVGQVRASTGAAKVDVVAHSEGGLVSRYYIKSLGGASAVGRYVSLGSPQYGTYVANIVKFLGLGSCAGIVACQQMSIGSTFLAGLNAGDDTPGAVRWTAVRTLQDELVRPVDNARLADGATNVLIQASCPLRVVGHLALVLDGTTYTVIRQALRDQAIRPNCFAL
- a CDS encoding TerC family protein, with amino-acid sequence MEFLASPELWIAFATLLLLEVVLGIDNVVFISILAGRLPEHQQARARTIGISLALVTRLILLASLSWVIGLTAPLFTVLGQEISGRDLILLLGGLFLLIKATYEIHEHLEGEEHAKKSKAVSFGSVIAQILVLDVVFSLDSVITAVGMVDELFIMVAAVVVAMIIMLVSAGAVSNFVNQHPTVKMLALSFLLLIGASLIAESFDQHIPKGYVYGPIAFSIFVEFLNLRARRKRQEAKPVHLHPTYVKKGQARPESEPEAATPAS
- a CDS encoding YciI family protein, producing MTRYLISFNDGAMDHIPDDEIPDVGKAAHAVVQEAVDAGVWVFGTGLQRQQASIVATDGMVTDGPYPETREVIGGFVVLDLAAREEALAWAAKFAAACRCAQEVRHLMPDPETDAILRAADRR
- a CDS encoding YcxB family protein: MHIRFDVPADPAYPGRVAAALSSVRLRRYGYIGAVLAAVGAIGFVVSRGFAWADQVSSLCMAMVVVGLLSMLYSPWVAWRARRRSSRYAVEGGYDITDDNIMMRSGSESGGIAWDGVTRVKDTPEFWIVFVGRMPATVIPRRLMAAEDAETLRAFMAERGLLQLR
- a CDS encoding SRPBCC family protein; the encoded protein is MPVTDVQQDLDNLTLTITADFAAPVERIWQVYADPRQLEKVWGPPTYPATVVDHDLTPGGRVTYYMTSPEGDKFAGYWLVTTVDEPRSFSFDDGFADLDFNPKPGLPVSTNVYTFTEHDGGTRATYVSRYESAEALQQVLDMGVVEGATAAINQIDDLLAS
- a CDS encoding ArsR/SmtB family transcription factor codes for the protein MTDESADRADALFHALADRTRRDILRRVLAGEHSISTLAAKYDMSFAAVQKHVAVLEKAGLLIKRRHGREQLARGDVEAVRSVASMLTELERVWRGRIARIDVLIASDFDQED
- a CDS encoding RNA polymerase sigma factor encodes the protein MDTAAQDDSTLVEALRRGERAGLEGMYRRYVDRLYTYARTVLREPEAAADAVHDAFLAASQRIDQLREPDRLRSWLYAIVRNECLRQLRDRSRSLPLEEAGEPAADGADPGAGVNAEQVRDLVHTAVAALNPGDREVVHLAIRHDLSSADIGTALGVPTNHAHARLSRARSQLERALGALLVASTGARDCPTLAGLIDGWQGRLTPTLRKRVSRHIESCAVCGLLRREQLSPAALLSAYTAPAFLVAADTVWPRLVETWATGVGADPASFAEAAPAPGAAADPVGAVVADLSPAARPVRTTSAASHERHRRRMAATVALLILLAALGTWALAPGRPTAARDASGQPASQARGPAAGDSATHAAAPPPVAAPATGTRAAEPPAGAAGPTPGAVVAPSKGDGAARTDAPDAVPGRPVPSPTAAPSRPPTAPRPTAAPPVAAAFTVTATAHVRCGSDTYTLVVEATGSAALDGAEVRWTPNGGSTSVRAMTVDGAAARVSVGRLGAPRLTWSVRATATDGRTAQSPTHAVTDPCVRPG